The Endozoicomonas sp. 4G DNA segment GGGTGAACATTCCGATCACCCTACAGCCACCAGCAAAGTGAAAGTACACTATCACGGCACGTTAATTAATGGTCACGTGTTTGACAGTTCTGTAGACCGTGGACAGCCGATTTCCTTTGGACTGAACCAGGTAATTCCTGGCTGGACTGAAGGTCTGCAACGGATGTCGGTAGGCGACAAGTTTAGGCTGTTTATTCCTGCCGACCTGGCTTATGGCAGCGGTGGTGCCGGTAAAATCCCCGGAAATTCTACGCTGATCTTTGATGTGGAATTACTGGGTATCGAATAAGCCATTCAGTCTTGAACGGGGCAGAAATTCTCTGCCCCGTTCATTATTTACTCTTCAACAACCCCCTGTTTACGCAGGTAATCGTCGTAAGTTCCGTGGAAATCGACGACACCTTCTTCGGTGATTTCAATAATGCGGGTCGCCAGAGACGATACAAACTGACGGTCATGACTGACAAAAATCAGTGTACCCGGATAGTTTTCCAAGGCCAGGTTCAGGGATTCAATGGATTCCATGTCCATATGGTTTGTGGGCTCATCCATCAATAGCACGTTGGGCTTTTGCTGAATCAGTTTACCGAACAACATACGACCCTGCTCGCCACCGGAAATCACGCGGACTGATTTTTTGATATCGCTCTGGGAGAACAGCATCCGACCCAGAACACCACGGATTACCTGCTCATCGTCGCCTTCGTTCATCCACTGGCTCATCCAGTCGTACAGATTCATATCCATATCGAACTCATCGCTGTGGTTCTGGGCGTAGTAACCGATGTCAGCGTTTTCGGACCACTGGATAGTACCTCCTCTGGGTGCCATCTTGCCGGCCAGAGTGTGCAGCAGTGTCGATTTGCCAATACCATTCTGACCAATGATGGCAATGCGCTCACCCACTTCAACCATCAGGTCAACGTCGTTAAATAACGTATTATCCCCATAACCCTGGGACATTTTTTCCATCACCAGTGCATTACGGAACAGTTTCTTTTCCTGTTCAAAGCGGATGAATGGGTTCTGTCGGCTGGAGGGTTTCACTTCTTCGAGCTTGATCTTGTCGATCAGCTTAGCCCTGGAAGTCGCCTGTTTGGCTTTGGACGCATTGGCAGAAAAGCGACTGACAAAGCTCTGAAGCTCAGCAATCTGGGCTTTCTTCTTGGCATTATCCGCCTGCATACGCTCACGAGCCTGGGTAGCCGCTATCATGTACTCGTCGTAATTACCGGGGAACATACGCAGCTCACCATAGTCCAGATCGGCCATGTGCGTGCAGACGCTGTTCAGGAAGTGGCGGTCGTGAGAAATGATGATCATGGTGCAATCGCGCTGTTTGAGTATTCCTTCCAGCCAGCGGATGGCATTGATGTCGAGGTTGTTGGTAGGCTCGTCCAGCAGCATGATGTCTGGATCGGCAAACAATACCTGGGCCAACAGCACACGCAGCTTCCAGCCTGGGGCAACGGCACTCATTGGGCCATAGTGTTGCTCCAGGGGAATATCCAGACCCAGCAGCAATTCGCCCGCGCGGGCCTCTGCCGAATAACCGTCCATTTCACCAAACAGAACTTCCAGGTCGGCAACGCGCATACCTTCTTCTTCCGTCATGTCCCCCTTGGCGTAAATGCGGTCACGCTCTTCCTTAACCTTCCAGAGTTCAGCGTGCCCCATGATCACGGTATCAATCACGGTGTTTTCTTCATAGGCAAACTGATCCTGATTCAGCTTGGCAATGCGCTCGTTGGGATCATAGCTGACATTACCGGCAGTAGGCTCCAGTTCGCCGCTGATAATTTTCATCAGGGTGGATTTACCGCAGCCGTTAGCACCGATCAGTCCGTAACGGTTACCATCGCCAAACTTAACGGAGATATCTTCAAACAGGGGTTTATCCCCGAATTGCATGGTCACGTTAGAAGTTGTCAGCATAACCTTGAGTTTCCTCCTTAGCGATCTGCCTGACTTATAGGTCATTTAGCAGTCAAACCGCCGATTATTACACAAACGCGCCTTTTTAGTTATCAGGGATGGTCTACACTCCAGAACGATCTCATTTGGCGCAAACCTTTAGGAGCGCCTCAAGCGGCAGTGCCCGGTTCTGAAAACCCGGGAGGCTGACCAAAACTCACTCACTGATCCTACGAATGATGAAACTCGCCAAGTACCTTATCCTACTGGTCATTATCTTAGCTGTCTCTGTTTGGTTTGGGGTAAAAGACTCATTCGCCCCTTTGGTGAGAAACGCTATTACCCACCCAATATTTACCATCGGCGATGCGAGCTACCAGAACTCCTTGTCGGAAGGTAAAAGCATCATCAAGTTTGGCCCCCTGTTTTGGGGGCTATATCCAGGTGGACTGGCCTTTAAAAGTACCAGAGAAGCCATAGCTTTTATGCAAAACAACCAAAATATGCTGGATAAATTCTCTTCCGGCTGGGCGGTTTATCAACTGTCCGGGGATTTTCAACGGGATACTTATCCATCGGGCCAGCGTCACTATTTAAAGCATTCGTTACTGGTCAGGCAACCAGTGATCCAACCATAGAGCTAATATCGGTCTATTTTAATTCTTTGTCTTAATGCCCTTTGGGCAGGGGAACTCTCTCCCCCTTAATCAGGTCTTAATCAGGAGCAAACGGGCTTATACAAGAAAGGTAAAAAAATGAAGTATTTAGAGAAAATTTTATTGATTCTGATTCTGCCAGTTCTGGCTCAGGCTCAAGAAATAGACCAGGAAACGAATCAGGGAATGGTTAATTCAGCTGCCACGGCCTACGGTATGCCTCCCCTTTTAGGCTCGTATCCCAAAACGACTGAAGAGTTGGCTGTTGCTGCTGAATATGACCAAATGGCCGCAGCAGGGGCCATTGATGAATACCGCACTGTGGATCGGGCTTTTTCTGATGTCTACATAAAGCTTGGTTCCCCCTCTGGGGAGCGTTTTTCTACACTGATTGACGCTTATAAAATGTCAGCTTCCGAGAATAAACCTACTGCACAGGATGTACTGGATGCCGTGAAGGCTCTGGACTTCGGCAGATACTTCAATGCCGGCATTGAAGCTTCCAGAAACAGCGACGATGGTTTCCTGCTTTACAAAACCCCTTCCCTGATTAAAAAAGGTCTTAAATCACTTCTGCCCTCCCGTTCAAAGAGTTTCAGAAGACTCATTGAAAGCAGTCACGCCAGAACCCTCATATTCAATCATGACTTTGCCGACATACTGGGCATCGGTTCAAAGGCTCGTACCGTTCAGGTTCAGGATCTCATCAGCTTTACTATGCACAGTAAGGATTCACGACTTATAAAGAGAAATGCCGGCGATGCAGAGAGCATGAGCAAGGGGTTCAATGCTGTAGCGGATGAAGCTGACCTGAAGTTAAGCCCGGTAGACCCTGGCAAAGTCGTCAGCCATTACAGTGGCACAAGCCAGGCCGATGTCATCATTGCTGCCGTTACAGAACATGCTGCCAAGCATGAAGATGTCGTCTACCTGCTGGCATTCTACGGCTATGGACGACCGAAATACCAATATTTCACGGTCAGTATCTCCAAGGGCTTTATCAACATTACCTTTGCGGCTGATGATAACAGACCCATTCCCGTCGTCATTACCTCAATGCCCGCAAGCAGAGTTGATTACTCAACCCTGGCCACAGCCATTGACGACTTTATGAAAGGCAAGGATGAAGTTCCGGATCTGCTGGGTATCTGGAGAATTTCCAGCCATTGAGTTCACTTGATCAGATTCTGCCGTGAACGGATCCGAATGCGGCAGGAAGCTGGAATGACTCAGGAAGACATTGCCCAGGCAATAGGCACACGAAAAACCAGTATCTGCCGACTTGAAAGCGCCAGCAGCAAAACGCTACCCAGCCTGGGTATGCTGAAAAAATATGCTGAAGCCACCGGGCACAAGCTCAACATCACTTTTTCTCCTGCCTGAAAGCAATGGATGGAACCAATGATGGCATCACTCCACTGACAGAAAATCAGCGACAGAAAAAAAGCAAACAAGCTGGTTTGTTTTCAAATGTAAGGATGTCCTATTATTATTTGGACATTTTTTGTCGTATAACTGAGCCACCAGCGTGAAGTAGTCCCATGTCAGATTTACTGCAAGCAATAGAGTCAGAAACCGTTGATACGCTGAAAAAGCGTTATTTCACCTACTTTGGTGTCAGGTCAAAGCAAAACCGTAAAGCCTGTTTAGTATCAGCACTGGCAGAAGGGCTTTCTGATCACACTCTGCTGAAACCCTATATAGAGAGGCTTTCAGAGATGGAGACCGCCTTCATCAGAGAGTGCGCCTTTAACTACCATGGATGGATCGACAGAGAGAGATTCAAAACTAAATATGGCCATAGCAACTTTCCTGACAAACCCAATAAGAATGAATTTTATTACTCGCCCCAGTTAAACGACTCCGTAGATGTATTTTTTTACCCCAATGCTGAACGCTACGGTCCTCCGAAAATACCCGATGCACTGATATCGTCGCTGAAACAGCTAGTTGACCCACCTGAGCCAAATGTACTCCAAAGCTGCGACCTTCCCGCACCGTTGCCCGGGCTTTACAAGATATTTGAGCGCGAGAAGCTGGCGCTGAGTGAGCTGCATTCAGTGCTGATGCTGCTTCAGGACAAGCAACTGAAGGTCAGTGAAAAAACGGGTGTAGCCTCATTAGCCACAATAAAAAAAGTGGCGAATGATACCCATGAGTACTATGGGGACGTTTCGTGTAGCGAAGCGGCAGGTATGGAGTTTATCGTCTCTTATGGGTGGCTCCGGTTGCTTGGCAACAGCAAACTTAGCAAGCAATCAAAAACAACATTAGTCCCCGCCAGGAAAAGTGATAAAAGCGCTGCTGATACGATCAAAGAAATCTGGGAGCAGTGGGTCAGCAACCGCGTCCATGACGAGTTCCGCCGTATTAACAACGTCAAGGGACAAAATGGCAAGGGAAAGCGCTTTTTCACCCCTGTGGTTACTCGAAGGCAGGCCATTATTACTGCCTTGAAAGAGTGCAAAACCAATGCCTGGATCAATTTCAACGAATTTTCCAACTATCTATTTATTTCTGGCGCAGAGCTGATGGTGACAACGGCTCCGGACTACCTCTACCTCTTCAACCCTGAATATGGCGAGTTTTATAACGGTTCCTGGGAAGGTCTGGAGATGCGTTATCTGCGTTGTTTCCTGGTGGAATATGCTGCCACCCTGGGACTGATTGATGTTGTCATGATCCCGCCTGAAGGTAGCAGGGAGGACGATGATGGTTACGGTTATTATGATGGCATCAACGAAATGGACTGCCTCAGCCGTTACGATGGTTTGCGTTTTTTCCGGCTCACACCGCTGGGCGAATACGTGTTAGGGCTGACAGATAACTACCAGGAAAAAAAGGCTGCAACGCCTGAGACCACGCTCTCCATCCAACGTCAGGGACGTATTACGTTCAATAATGAGCCCACCCCATGGGAACAGCGTTTTATCTCGCTCTACGCAGACCAGAGCAAGGATAGAGTCTGGAAACTGTCCCGCCAAAGAATCATGGAAGCCCTGCAGGTCGGTGGTAACATCGATGAATTAAAAAGCTTTTTGCTGACCAGAGAGGATCAACCTTTCCTGCCGGAAGACTGCGAGAGCCTGTTAAAAGAGGCACAAGCCAATCGCGATGGTGTAAAAACCCAGGGTGAGGCGCTTATCATGACCTGCAAAAACCAGAAGATTGCCGAGTTGATTATGAACGACAAGGTACTGTCAAAGTGGTGCCAGCAATTAGGCACGCAGCAGATTGTTGTACCAAAGGGCAAAGAAAAGAAATTCAGGGACAGCCTTAACACCATGGGCATTGGTTGCTCCTGACGGTTTTCCCTGAAGTAACGCAACAAGGCACTCACAGCGGGTGCCTGCCAACTATTTGTGCCAACTATTTGTAGTGGTCATTGACTAACATTACTCTGTCGTTTATGAGGGCGTGAATTATGGAATTTACTGAAGAGTATGAAGATGTACTTCAGAATCTTGAATATCCGATTATGAACTTCTATCACAACTTCCCAGAACTCCAGGACTGGGAAGTTAAGCGGGCATTAGAGGCGACCATTGAGCACTATCGAGCGGAGTACGCTCAGAGGCCACCAAAAGACAAACACCTGTCAGATCAGGAGCAACAAATCACTGACGGCCTGATTATCATTTGTGAATGGCGTTTAGGACGGGTGGACATGGATGCTGTTGTCGAGGTTACCGAAAACTTCGTCTATCAAATCAACGAAGAGAGTTTCTTAAAAACGTCTGAGGAGCTTCAGAAGTGCCTGAAGCGAATTATTAAGTCGGTTGACCGGTGGCACAGTGTTGGCGGCAAGCAGGGGTATCTGAACTTTACCAAGCAGTTCTTTCCTCAGTTTGAATAGTACTGATGTCTGACGCCCCAAACAGTCCGGTCAGATTCAGGCCGCCCTGAAGAAAGCGGCCGGTGGTCTGAACATTAAAGACGGCAGTAAAAGGGAAACTTTCAATGTTTCAGCTACCCTAAGTAGTCGTAGCGATCATCTTAAACATACTGGCCAAAGTGATCACTCTGGTCAGCCTACAGCCAACTTGGAGATCCAGTGAATGGAAGTAGCAAAAAAATTTAAAGTTCAAGTTCAAAAAGATCACCTCTCAAAGGTAGCATCTGGCAGTCCAATAACAGGGTTATGTGAGCTGATATGGAATGCTTTTGATGCAGATGCCTCAAATGTCGATGTCCACTTTCATAAGGGAGAATTGGGTGTTGATCGCGTTATCATCTCAGACGACGGAGCAGGAATTTCCTATGATGAAGCCGAGAAACTATTCGTTGGGTTAGGTGGCTCCTGGAAATCTACAGGTCAAAAAACAACAAAAGGACGATTTCTTCACGGTCAAGAAGGGCAGGGACGGTTCAAAGCCTTTACTATAGGCTGCGTTGCTGACTGGAAGATTATTTATGAAGAAAACAACACCTTCTACGAGTACACTATTGAAGGTTCAGCCAACGCCATAGATGAATTCTCTTTAAGCCCTAAAAAAGTATCTGAACATAGAAAAACGGGTGTCACTGTAGAGATTACTGAAATAAACCAAAAATTCCACATACTTGATGATGACAAAGCAGTTGAGGCTCTTGCACCGGTATTTTCTTTATACTTAAGAGCCTATCATTCTGCCACTCTAAGGGTAAATGGCAATAAGCTTGAGGCAGAGAAATTAATAAAATTAACAAAATCTATAAACACCCAGCCCCTGTCAATTGACAACAAAAAGCATCCTGCCAGTATAGAAATAATTGAATGGAACAGAATAACCGATCGTGAAATTTGGTTTGCCGACTCAAATGGATTCCCACTTGAATCTTATGACAAACAAGTACGCGGGATTTCCGGCATAGGATTCAGTGCGTACATAAAATCAGATTATTTTAGGGAGCTTAACAATAAAGGCCTTCTCTCATTACATGACTTGGAGGACAGCATCAGGTCTTTCTGTGATAACGCAATCAATACTATTAAAGAGTATTTTTCACATCGCGCCTTAGAAGAAGCAAGCTCACAAATTCAAGAATGGAAAGAAGAAAAGGTCTACCCATATCAAGGAGACCCTACTACAGCAGTCGAAGATGCTGAAAGAAAAGTTTTTGATATCATCGCAGTCAATATTAACAAAAGCCTTCCTGGCTTCAAAGCTTCCAACAAAAAATGCAAAGAGCTTCAGTTAAGGATGCTAAGGCAGGCTATTGAAAAGAGTCCAGAAGATCTTCAGACTATTCTGAACGAGGTATTAAATCTTCCGAAAGGTGTACGTGAAAGCCTTGCAGAATTGCTCCAGGGGACAAGCCTTTCTTCAATCATCAATGCGTCAAAAGTCGTTTCAGACAGGATAAAATTCGTTGCAGGCCTGGAACAACTTGTTTTCAACCACAAGGATAATTTAAAGGAAAGAACACAACTTCACAGAATTTTAGCCAAAAACACTTGGATCTTTGGAAATGAATTCACTCTATCAGTTGACGATCAAACATTAACCGAAGTTTTAAAACAACATTCAGGTTACTTGGATAGTGATATTGTGATCAATGAGCCTGTCAGTAGAATTGACGGTCGAAAAGGTATCGTAGATTTGATGCTTTCTCGGCAACTCCCAACTAATAAGGCAGACGAGCTTGAACATCTTATTGTGGAACTCAAGGCCCCTAAAGTAAAGATTGGAAAAAAAGAGATTGACCAGATTGAAAGTTATGCTTTTGCTGTTGCAAAAGACGATAGATTTCGAAACATTAACACAAAATGGGACTTTTGGATCATTTCTAATGATTACGATGACTACGCAAAAATGAAACTAGAGAACGATAGCCTTAAAGATGGAGCTATTTATAAAACAAGCAAGAACTTAAATATAACCATTTGGCTAAAGACATGGTCTCAATTGATAGCTGAAAACAAGCATAGACTTGAGTTTATTCGTGAGAAATTGAATTATAACATTGACAGGCAGTCTGCTGTTAGACACCTTAAATCAACCTACTCAGAATATATCGAAGGAATAGTCTTGGAGGAAGGCAAATAAGAAGAGTGCAGGTGATAAAAGGCAACACCCTGCGGTATTGCCTTTTCAGCTACATGATATGCAGCCCACTCTTTACAGAGGACGGATGTCTTCCGCCTGAGGACCTTTCTGGCCCTGGGTCACCCGAAATTCAACCTGCTGGCCTTCAGCCAGGGTTTTAAAACCATCACCAACGATCTGACGGAAATGGGCAAACACATCAGGACCGTTTTCCTGAGCGATGAAACCAAAACCTTTCTCTTCGTTGAACCACTTAACTGTACCGGTAGTAGTAGACATAGTCATATCCTGAGTTTTGTAACATAAAATTGCCTTGTCGTGTTTTTCAACAAGAAAAGACGGTAAAGCTAGAAGTTTTGTTATTGTTTATGGAAGAACATGACGAGCTACTAAACTCAGAACATCAAATCTATACATAAAGAATCAAACACACTTATAACGTGGTGCCCATTTTACACGGCTTCGAGCTTTAGGCAAGGAGTATAAACCAATCATTAACGACGGCAACTACTGAATGGCTAAAACACTGATACTGATTGGACTGATTATTGTTGTCGTAGGCTTGGTGATGCACTTTGTTCCGGGCCTGCTGAGTTGGTTTGGCCATCTACCCGGCGATATCCGAATCGAAAAAGAACATACCCGAATCTATATCCCGATCACGTCAATGATTCTGGTCAGTCTGGTTCTGACACTGGTTGCCAACCTCTGGCGGTGAGATCCGCTTTAATCTTCCCTTCGAGGTCTTCTTTCTTAAACGACCACGGTAATCTCTCCGGGCGTTAGCGTGTTTGAACGAAATTACGGGCGCAATCCCGCTTCTTTAGAGGCGGGTCAAGCCCTTGCAAGGCGTTAGCCTTGCTTTAAAAGTTGGGTTTGACAAAAAGTTTTTTTAAGCCAGAATGTTGTAAACATTTAGAGGCTATTTAGAGGCTAGAGGCCACCCACAATGTGGATGGTGCATCCGAGAGGGCAAGCCCTCTCCTGCAAGTGGCAGTGAAACGTCAAAAAAGAAAAGAACGACATCTGAAGCCGAAGAGTCATTGAAACAAGGCGGCCAACCTGAGCACTGGTCCAGAAGCTTCCGCTCATGGCTGTTTAATGGAGGCCATGATGGCAAAACACTCTAAAAAGCGTCCTGGTATCCCAAGGATAGAATCCATCAAAGTTGAAAACTACCGTGCTCTGCGCAAAATCGAACTAAAGAACCTCACCCCCTTGACGGTACTGCTAGGCCCTAATGGCAGCGGCAAGTCCACCATTTTTGATGTGTTTAACTTTCTGTCGGAATGTTTTCAGTTTGGCCTGCGCCACGCCTGGGACCGTCGCGGCCGGGGCAAGGAGCTGAAAAGCCGTGGCACCTCCGGCCCCATCCTGTTTGAACTGAAATATCGGGAGAAGCTCGGTACCCCTATTATCACTTACCACCTAGCCATTGATGAGGGCAACAGAGGCCCGGAAGTAGTGGAAGAGTGGCTACAGTGGCGACGAGGCGCTAAGGGTAAGCCTTTCCGCTTTCTAGAGTTCAGCCGGGGCAAGGGTCGTGCTACCAGTGGCGAAACCCCCGATGAAGATGATAAGCGGCCAGAAACCAACCTGCGCTCCCCGGACCTGATTGCCGTCAACACTCTGGGGCAGCTTTCGGAACACCCGCGTATTGCCGCCCTGCGGGAGTTTATTACCGACTGGTACGTCTCCTATCTCTCCATTGACCAAACCCGCAATCAACCAGAAGCCGGCCCCCAGGAACGTTTAAGCAAAGGAGGAGAAAACCTGCCCAATGTGATCCAGTATCTGAAAGAGCAGCATCAGGAACGGCTGGAAGCGATTTTTGCCAACCTCCGCCAACGCATTCCCCGGCTGGAAAAGGTCGAAGCTGATCCGATGCCCGATGGCCGTCTTCTGTTGCAGATTAAAGATGCCCCCTTTGAGCAACCGGTGCTGTCGAAATTTGCTTCCGATGGCACTATGAAAATGCTGGCTTACTTAACGGTGCTACATGATCCGGAGCCGCCCCGCTTTATCGGTATTGAAGAACCAGAAAACTTTTTACACCCTCGATTGCTGCCAGAACTTGCAGAAGAATGCCGAAGTGCCGCACAAAATTCCCAGTTGCTGATTACCAGCCATTCACCGTTTCTGCTGAACGCCATGCGGGCCGAAGAGGTGCGCATTCTCTACCGGGATGAACAGGGCTTTACCCAGGCAGTGCGTGCCAGTGATATTCAGGGCGTAAAAGAGCTACTGAATGCGGGCGCTTCGTTGGGCTATTTATGGATGGAAGGTCACTTTGGTATTGGCGATCCACTGGTCAACTTTGGAGCCCCCAAACCCAAAGGCAAAGAAGGGAAGTAAACCATGCTGGAGAAACTCATTGTCTTTGTTGAAGAGGTCTCCATGGAGGCAGCCCTGGATAAGTTGCTACCAAAAATATTGGGTGATGTGGCGTTTCAGATCATTCAATTTCAGTGCAAGGATGACCTGCTGAAACAATTACCCAGTCGTTTAAGGGGCTATAGTAGCTGGCTGCCTGCAGAACACGCGATTATCGTATTGGTGGATCGTGACCGGGATGACTGCCGCCAACTGAAACAGCAGCTTGAGCAGATTGCTATTGAAGCCGGTCTGGTTACCAAAACTCAAGGTGCTGAGCGATTTCAGGTGGTTAACCGTGTGGTGATAGAAGAACTGGAGTCCTGGTTCTTTGGCGACTGGCCTGCCGTTCGCCAGGCTTATCCCAGGGTTCGGGAAAATATTCCCCGTCGAACCAAATATCGAAACCCGGATGAAATTACCGGTGGCACCTGGGAAGCCCTGGAACGTGAGATGAAAAAAGCGGGTTACTTTTCAACCGGCATCAATAAGCTCGAATGTGCCCGGAAGATTGGCCAGCACATGGACCCGGCGGTCAATAACTCCCCCAGTTTTAATGCCTTTGTCACTGCCATTAACACCGCATTAGCCTGGAATTAATGATGACCATAGATGGTAATGCCAGTTTGAATGACTGGGTGGTGCTGCACCCACTTCTGGTTTGATGGCAGAACCTTTTAATTCCTCTATGGCCTTCAAAGAGTTTTACATCATCGTTGTTGATGGCCATCCCTTGCTCCTCTTTATTTATCGCTTGTTTATTCGACAGTCAGCAGTCGGACAATCAGGCTGTATTGATAATCATCACCCGGGTAGGCATAAGGCAGTGCAGGAAATTTGGTCATAGGTATCCTAAGATCAGCAATGAAATAATTTGAAGTAGATAAAGGCAACTCAATAATGGGAACAACAAATAAGGCCCTGTACGAAAGTGATTATTGTCTCTGGATTGAGCAGCAGCTTGCACTGCTAAAAGAACGTCGCTTTGACCAGATTGATGCCCATTGGCTGGCTCATAATCTGAAGGCACTGGCCACGGAGGAAGAACACCAGTTACAACGACGTTTCCAGGCATTACTCAGTGACCTGCTGATCTGGCAGTACCATTACGACTTTCGATCTTATCCGCAGAAGTGCCGTGTCGAAACACAACGGGACCATATCCGTGACATGCTTGAATACATGCCTGGCTTGGTTCATCGCCAGCAGGCACTGTTTGATGCTGCATACAAAGACGCTGTTTACGAAGCTGCCATTGGATATGCAGTCCTCGACACTGACATGTCAAAAAAGGATTTCCCAGAGAATTGTCCATGGATCTTTGACCAGATTATGCAGGAGGACTGGCTTCCCTAAAGCTCGGTCATGGAGCTGGCCACTGGGTCAGGCAGGCTCCCGGTTTGTAGACTGTATTCTGATTTCTAAATAAACCTTTCAACGACTGGGAACCCAAGTCTTGCTATCCAAAAAACCATTGATTTTGACCCTGGTCATTACCTTTTCTGTGCACGGCTCTCATGGCCACGCTCAGGAAAATCATGCTCAGGAAAATCATGCTCAGGAAAATCATGCTCAGGAAAATCATGCTCAGGAAAATCATGCTCAGGAAAACCATGCTCAGGAAAGCAATGTGTCTTTGCTCTTCGCTCTGGCTGTCGGCAAGACGCTTATCCTTACCCCGAAGCCCTTTATCGAGGTTTTCTTAATGCCAGACACTCGCTATTGCTTTTCTCCTGACTCTGGCGTTGAGGCTAAGGCC contains these protein-coding regions:
- a CDS encoding DUF4276 family protein; protein product: MLEKLIVFVEEVSMEAALDKLLPKILGDVAFQIIQFQCKDDLLKQLPSRLRGYSSWLPAEHAIIVLVDRDRDDCRQLKQQLEQIAIEAGLVTKTQGAERFQVVNRVVIEELESWFFGDWPAVRQAYPRVRENIPRRTKYRNPDEITGGTWEALEREMKKAGYFSTGINKLECARKIGQHMDPAVNNSPSFNAFVTAINTALAWN
- a CDS encoding FKBP-type peptidyl-prolyl cis-trans isomerase; translated protein: MSTVILIVFIVVVVLWGKRRLDQKKQLAQEALVQGQAFLEKNQHEEGVITTESGLQYKILEKGEHSDHPTATSKVKVHYHGTLINGHVFDSSVDRGQPISFGLNQVIPGWTEGLQRMSVGDKFRLFIPADLAYGSGGAGKIPGNSTLIFDVELLGIE
- a CDS encoding AAA family ATPase, which gives rise to MMAKHSKKRPGIPRIESIKVENYRALRKIELKNLTPLTVLLGPNGSGKSTIFDVFNFLSECFQFGLRHAWDRRGRGKELKSRGTSGPILFELKYREKLGTPIITYHLAIDEGNRGPEVVEEWLQWRRGAKGKPFRFLEFSRGKGRATSGETPDEDDKRPETNLRSPDLIAVNTLGQLSEHPRIAALREFITDWYVSYLSIDQTRNQPEAGPQERLSKGGENLPNVIQYLKEQHQERLEAIFANLRQRIPRLEKVEADPMPDGRLLLQIKDAPFEQPVLSKFASDGTMKMLAYLTVLHDPEPPRFIGIEEPENFLHPRLLPELAEECRSAAQNSQLLITSHSPFLLNAMRAEEVRILYRDEQGFTQAVRASDIQGVKELLNAGASLGYLWMEGHFGIGDPLVNFGAPKPKGKEGK
- a CDS encoding ABC-F family ATPase, producing MLTTSNVTMQFGDKPLFEDISVKFGDGNRYGLIGANGCGKSTLMKIISGELEPTAGNVSYDPNERIAKLNQDQFAYEENTVIDTVIMGHAELWKVKEERDRIYAKGDMTEEEGMRVADLEVLFGEMDGYSAEARAGELLLGLDIPLEQHYGPMSAVAPGWKLRVLLAQVLFADPDIMLLDEPTNNLDINAIRWLEGILKQRDCTMIIISHDRHFLNSVCTHMADLDYGELRMFPGNYDEYMIAATQARERMQADNAKKKAQIAELQSFVSRFSANASKAKQATSRAKLIDKIKLEEVKPSSRQNPFIRFEQEKKLFRNALVMEKMSQGYGDNTLFNDVDLMVEVGERIAIIGQNGIGKSTLLHTLAGKMAPRGGTIQWSENADIGYYAQNHSDEFDMDMNLYDWMSQWMNEGDDEQVIRGVLGRMLFSQSDIKKSVRVISGGEQGRMLFGKLIQQKPNVLLMDEPTNHMDMESIESLNLALENYPGTLIFVSHDRQFVSSLATRIIEITEEGVVDFHGTYDDYLRKQGVVEE
- a CDS encoding DUF29 domain-containing protein, whose amino-acid sequence is MGTTNKALYESDYCLWIEQQLALLKERRFDQIDAHWLAHNLKALATEEEHQLQRRFQALLSDLLIWQYHYDFRSYPQKCRVETQRDHIRDMLEYMPGLVHRQQALFDAAYKDAVYEAAIGYAVLDTDMSKKDFPENCPWIFDQIMQEDWLP
- a CDS encoding cold-shock protein, with the protein product MSTTTGTVKWFNEEKGFGFIAQENGPDVFAHFRQIVGDGFKTLAEGQQVEFRVTQGQKGPQAEDIRPL
- a CDS encoding DUF2905 domain-containing protein, with the protein product MAKTLILIGLIIVVVGLVMHFVPGLLSWFGHLPGDIRIEKEHTRIYIPITSMILVSLVLTLVANLWR
- a CDS encoding helix-turn-helix transcriptional regulator, which translates into the protein MRQEAGMTQEDIAQAIGTRKTSICRLESASSKTLPSLGMLKKYAEATGHKLNITFSPA
- a CDS encoding ATP-binding protein, whose product is MEVAKKFKVQVQKDHLSKVASGSPITGLCELIWNAFDADASNVDVHFHKGELGVDRVIISDDGAGISYDEAEKLFVGLGGSWKSTGQKTTKGRFLHGQEGQGRFKAFTIGCVADWKIIYEENNTFYEYTIEGSANAIDEFSLSPKKVSEHRKTGVTVEITEINQKFHILDDDKAVEALAPVFSLYLRAYHSATLRVNGNKLEAEKLIKLTKSINTQPLSIDNKKHPASIEIIEWNRITDREIWFADSNGFPLESYDKQVRGISGIGFSAYIKSDYFRELNNKGLLSLHDLEDSIRSFCDNAINTIKEYFSHRALEEASSQIQEWKEEKVYPYQGDPTTAVEDAERKVFDIIAVNINKSLPGFKASNKKCKELQLRMLRQAIEKSPEDLQTILNEVLNLPKGVRESLAELLQGTSLSSIINASKVVSDRIKFVAGLEQLVFNHKDNLKERTQLHRILAKNTWIFGNEFTLSVDDQTLTEVLKQHSGYLDSDIVINEPVSRIDGRKGIVDLMLSRQLPTNKADELEHLIVELKAPKVKIGKKEIDQIESYAFAVAKDDRFRNINTKWDFWIISNDYDDYAKMKLENDSLKDGAIYKTSKNLNITIWLKTWSQLIAENKHRLEFIREKLNYNIDRQSAVRHLKSTYSEYIEGIVLEEGK